In a single window of the Candidatus Stygibacter australis genome:
- a CDS encoding right-handed parallel beta-helix repeat-containing protein has product MKTLFVLLMVLPVILTATVWTVNWEGTADFTSIQPAIYTAASYDTILVYPGEYFENLVVSYKSLTLLGTQLNSGKYFQAEHVIIHGDQSASTVYVDNSEEFTINGFVIMNNYPDNSLIYSEEFNNVRGGGLAFRYNCDDVMIKNCVIKNCLAWVGGGIFAETERISFSNVEIYNNRALHFGGGIYTRAMSPQSEVVFDPSHRCSIYCNTSSWVQDLNFNQYTGIIDVPLLRFSVPAIYAQEYYCRATNEDECSIEMQVYESAYEPVAHDLWVGVYGDDANSGINVTEALKTLAWANQLIRSDPQECYTIHVTGGFYSFSENEQKFPFEVKGNVRLQGEGIEQTYIDGEGIGGFLAARYKDNIKISDFNITNCSANSAYCIALFPINNLEVTNLWLHNNVAHYDNLAVSGSGNILLENLLIEESSTSTEWNLALSVGSTDPSTVLNNIIVNDFNLLDNVCFRTGIQLSGTDGVMRNSILSNCSARSGRFFNYRNWDPADSTHTLELSNFLMYNNNCAYSSSYSNMELDNAYTPVKLYNCTFANNYNGYSSFADCKGKLDVRNCIFYHPESWCDIRFTNIDYYGEHYGSDITNTLFATGIHAADSTIINISDVIIGEAPRFIGDEEPGWNAEYPGYYQLSGLSPCIDAGSPDTLGMNLPPLDLAGNQRIWNGIIDLGCYEYDGPLVGNTSGEITPPAGIYISSYPNPVQLSTGRSFVFLEFSLPEIPSSNPEINIYNLKGQRVRKLVLDNNLTGLAQKAGLQDGKDPGSQYYSKVWNCRNMQAKLVAAGIYLYTLNVDGKCLAASKLLILN; this is encoded by the coding sequence ATGAAAACTTTATTTGTACTGCTGATGGTGTTACCTGTGATATTGACGGCAACTGTTTGGACGGTAAACTGGGAAGGAACTGCAGATTTTACAAGCATTCAACCGGCTATCTACACAGCAGCGAGTTATGATACAATTTTAGTTTATCCCGGAGAATATTTTGAGAATCTGGTTGTAAGTTATAAAAGCCTTACTCTGCTTGGAACTCAGCTCAATTCCGGGAAGTATTTTCAAGCGGAACATGTGATCATTCACGGAGATCAATCTGCCAGTACGGTATATGTGGACAATAGTGAAGAATTCACTATAAATGGGTTTGTGATCATGAATAATTATCCGGATAATAGTCTTATATATAGTGAAGAATTCAATAATGTGCGTGGAGGCGGATTAGCTTTTCGCTATAATTGTGATGATGTTATGATCAAAAATTGTGTGATCAAGAACTGTCTTGCCTGGGTTGGTGGTGGGATATTTGCTGAAACGGAGAGAATATCATTCTCTAATGTAGAAATTTATAACAACCGGGCACTTCATTTTGGCGGTGGAATTTATACTCGAGCTATGAGTCCCCAGTCTGAAGTTGTCTTTGATCCTAGCCACAGGTGCAGCATTTATTGTAATACTTCCTCCTGGGTACAGGATTTGAATTTTAATCAATATACCGGCATAATAGATGTACCTTTGCTGCGTTTTAGCGTTCCTGCAATATACGCTCAAGAATATTATTGCCGGGCAACAAATGAGGATGAATGCAGTATCGAAATGCAAGTATATGAAAGTGCTTATGAACCTGTGGCACATGATCTTTGGGTAGGTGTTTATGGAGATGATGCTAATTCCGGCATCAACGTGACAGAAGCGCTAAAAACCCTTGCCTGGGCAAATCAATTGATTCGTTCTGATCCGCAGGAGTGCTATACTATTCATGTAACCGGAGGATTTTATTCTTTCAGTGAAAACGAGCAGAAATTTCCCTTTGAAGTGAAAGGTAATGTTCGTCTGCAAGGTGAAGGCATAGAACAGACTTATATAGATGGTGAAGGGATCGGCGGATTCCTGGCAGCCAGATATAAGGATAATATAAAAATAAGTGACTTCAATATTACTAATTGTTCAGCAAATAGTGCTTATTGTATTGCGTTATTTCCCATCAATAATCTGGAAGTTACCAATCTCTGGCTGCATAACAATGTGGCTCATTATGATAATTTAGCCGTTTCGGGTAGTGGCAATATCCTGCTGGAAAATCTTCTGATTGAGGAATCTTCCACCAGTACTGAGTGGAACCTCGCCCTCAGTGTTGGATCCACTGACCCCAGCACTGTGCTGAATAATATAATAGTAAATGACTTTAACCTGCTTGATAACGTGTGCTTTAGAACCGGTATCCAGCTTTCAGGGACTGATGGAGTAATGAGGAATTCAATTCTGAGCAATTGTTCAGCTCGGAGCGGCAGGTTTTTTAACTACAGGAACTGGGATCCTGCTGATAGTACACATACCCTTGAACTCAGCAATTTTCTGATGTACAACAATAACTGCGCCTACTCATCTTCCTATAGTAATATGGAGCTTGATAATGCCTATACTCCTGTAAAACTATATAATTGCACCTTTGCTAATAACTATAATGGATATAGTTCATTCGCAGATTGTAAGGGTAAGCTGGATGTTAGAAACTGTATTTTTTATCATCCGGAGAGCTGGTGTGATATCAGGTTCACAAATATTGATTATTATGGCGAACATTATGGCTCGGATATTACCAATACTCTCTTTGCTACTGGTATTCACGCTGCAGATTCCACCATAATCAATATAAGTGATGTGATCATAGGTGAAGCACCTCGTTTTATTGGAGATGAAGAACCGGGCTGGAATGCAGAATATCCTGGCTACTACCAACTCAGTGGGCTTTCACCGTGCATTGATGCTGGTTCACCGGACACACTGGGAATGAATCTGCCGCCATTAGATTTGGCAGGTAACCAGCGCATCTGGAATGGCATAATCGATTTAGGCTGTTATGAGTATGATGGTCCCCTTGTGGGCAATACTTCCGGGGAAATTACCCCTCCTGCAGGCATATACATTAGCAGCTATCCAAATCCGGTGCAGCTCAGTACCGGTCGCAGTTTTGTCTTTCTGGAATTCTCTTTACCGGAAATTCCTTCCAGCAATCCAGAGATCAATATTTATAATCTGAAGGGTCAAAGAGTACGTAAACTGGTTTTGGATAATAATCTCACTGGACTAGCTCAGAAAGCAGGACTGCAGGATGGCAAAGATCCTGGCAGTCAGTATTACAGTAAAGTATGGAACTGCCGCAATATGCAAGCCAAACTGGTAGCAGCAGGAATTTATCTTTATACCCTAAATGTGGATGGCAAATGCCTGGCAGCCAGCAAGCTGCTTATCCTTAATTAA